TGGCGGCAGCCGGTGACCCGACACCACCATTGGCATCCCACGTCGCCTGACTGATCTGCAGGCCGCCGTATAGCCCGTTACCGGTGTTTGCCGCCCAGTTGCCACCGGATTCGCATTGCGCGATGGCGTCCCAGTTGACGTCGTCCGCTTTCGAGGTGATGGTGAAGAGCCCCAACAACGTGACAACCGTTGTCGCCACCACGACCGCTTCGATGAACAGCGTGCACACGATCGTCGTACGCCTCCTGGGTGGGTAATCGTCACCCGGAACGGAACGCAACCGGTGTGTCACAGCAGCTCCACCTTGACTGGCCAGCCAGCGGCCGTTCACCTTGTCCATGGTCATCTTGATCCGACTGCGGTCGATCTTGGGAGTTGGGCTGTTCCGGTTGCTGACCGATTGATCGATGAACATCAGGACGACGACCCGGTTCGTGGTGGCGGACTTGACCGTCGCCTCGACGACCGCCCCGTGCGTGGCCACCCGATTGTCGGCCAGCACTTGGCGGAGGTGCTTACTGGATCTGCCGTACTTGTCGTTGAACTCGCCGGTCGAACCCTCGAGAACGTCCCTCATGCCGTCGTCGATCCGGTCGGAATCGATGTCGGTCAGCTTGACGACATAGTTCTGTGCGGCCTGCAGTGCTTGGGTGGCGGCAACGTCTTCCTGATGCTTCTCAAACAGCACCCATCCGCACAACACCGACCCGGCCAACACCACCAGCAGCGCCACCCCTCCAACCCAGCGGGCTGTCGATCCGGTCGAGTGACCAGGAGCGCGAGTGGCGGGCTCGCCCGTGTCAAGTTGCTTGCGAGCGCCCCGGACGCGACCGAACCTCGCAATTCCGAGCATGGTTGACCTCAATCACTATCTCCTAGTGCAACTATCTCGGTGGTCATCTTTAGGCACATCTGTCACTTCTGTCAACGACGTGCGTCCACCCAGGCCCGCTCCGTACTTTTGATCACCGTGATAAGAACTTTGTCCAGGTCGCGCGGCTACGCGCCATCCATGGCAGA
The nucleotide sequence above comes from Mycobacterium decipiens. Encoded proteins:
- a CDS encoding transglycosylase family protein; this translates as MRSVPGDDYPPRRRTTIVCTLFIEAVVVATTVVTLLGLFTITSKADDVNWDAIAQCESGGNWAANTGNGLYGGLQISQATWDANGGVGSPAAASPQRQIEVADNIMNAEGPGAWPKCGSCSRGDAPLGSLTHVLTLLAAETGGCTGTAVD